DNA from Aphis gossypii isolate Hap1 chromosome 3, ASM2018417v2, whole genome shotgun sequence:
cttaaggAATTTTTACAATCACATTGTCAAAAACCAATCATAGCTGCTGTTTCTGGATTTGCTTACAATGCTGGTTTTGATTTGTGCTTGTGGTGTGATTTGCGCATTGTTGAAGAAAATGCTGTCATGGCAATTGATAGAAAATTAAAGACTTCAAAATCAGAAATATCTTTTAAGAGGCTTTTAAAATCTGTAGGTTATTCAAGAACTATGGATATATTATTGACTGGCAGAGATGTACACTCTAAAGAAGCATTTGACTGTGGTCTTGCAAACCGCGTAGTTGCATGTGGATCAAGTATGAAAGCCTCAATCTCTCACgttaactgtatataataataataataaatattatatgtgcttAATTTACAACAGGTGTTGGTCAAGCAGTACTTATGGCATTTAATATCAGTAAATTTCCCCAACAGTCAATTAACGATGATagaagtgtaatatataaaatggtatcagaataatattgtaatatacaagGGGTTTTATTACCTTTTTTGTGGACATAAATGTTAATTGAAGAATGTACAGAAGATACGTCGATAAATTGTATTCTCAATAAAagtgaatacaatttattatgaaataaactatttttcgatgtatttttttgttttttgcctCCATATAGTTAATGTAGTAGTAGTTGCTTGTGAGGCATTTAagagatttatttttgaagtatatagtatatacttctAAAAGATATCATTGTATCAAGCAAACACATTTAATGatctcttaaaataaaaaataaaatcctacCTTTCTTATTCACTAAAACGAGAAGTGACATTGGGCTATAACTTATGGATAGGTTactcacataaaataaaatagataatatatattgtacagtatacatttcatttatttccataatacttaaaaataatgcacacatcaatatataatttgtcacattctaatagaataaaaaacttagcatttctttattatatacatccaGTGAC
Protein-coding regions in this window:
- the LOC114130989 gene encoding probable enoyl-CoA hydratase, mitochondrial, which translates into the protein MAFLKQFKLFLYSTKYLRFNTSTKLNKLFSSGAVPTSNEISETIHPNVKTSKHQHITLISLNRPDDKNSLNVETLYDLKKAVTNFENDSSSTVAVLYGEGGSFCAGMDSDELSNAPQIFNEFLQSHCQKPIIAAVSGFAYNAGFDLCLWCDLRIVEENAVMAIDRKLKTSKSEISFKRLLKSVGYSRTMDILLTGRDVHSKEAFDCGLANRVVACGSSVGQAVLMAFNISKFPQQSINDDRSVIYKMVSE